The Nicotiana tabacum cultivar K326 chromosome 14, ASM71507v2, whole genome shotgun sequence genome contains a region encoding:
- the LOC142168868 gene encoding uncharacterized protein LOC142168868, protein MAKQPQPIVAKPPPPFPQRLQKMKDNTAYKKFLDILKQVQINIPLVDILQEVPKYAKYIKEIVANKCKLTEFDIVALTEECSSRIYNKLSPKLKDPGSFIIQISIGKHVVGRALCDLEASINPMPLYVFLQLGSGDPRPTMVVLQLADRSLANPEGIIEDVLVQVGTFIFPANFVILDYEPNQEVLFILGRPFLATSRAIIDVCEGQMTMRVGTTPYLLSEDPLGRALIYEEEEEDELGEEFIQVLNMTCQYINGLKRFKEIDRPLTLTPPKPSIEEAPKLELKPLPSHLRYTYLGVSESLPVIILSLLSHVQEDKFMRVLREHKGAIGWTIADIKGISPSFCMHKILLEEFDLEIRDRKGTENQVADQLSRLENHE, encoded by the exons ATGGCAAAGCAACCACAACCAATAGTTGCAAAGCCACCACCTCCATTCCCTCAGAGATTACAGAAAATGAAAGATAATACAGCGTACAAGAAATTCCTTGATATTTTGAAACAGGTGCAGATTAACATCCCATTGGTGGACATTCTACAAGAAGTGCCAAAGTATGCAAAGTACATCAAAGAAATTGTGGCAAACAAGTGCAAACTAACTGAGTTCGATATTGTAGCACTCACTGAGGAGTGTAGTTCCAGAATTTATAATAAGTTGAGTCCTAAATTAAAGGACCCAGGAAGCTTCATAATTCAAATTTCAATTGGGAAACATGTGGTTGGGCGAGCATTATGTGATCTTGAGGCAAGCATAAACCCGATGCCATTGTATGTATTTCTACAGCTAGGGTCGGGAGATCCTCGACCGACTATGGTGGTATTGCAATTGGCTGATAGATCATTAGCCAACCCCGAGGGCATCATTGAAGATGTGCTGGTCCAAGTGGGCACATTCATATTCCCAGCTAACTTTGTCATCCTGGATTATGAGCCTAATCAGGAAGTCCTATTTATTTTAGGACGACCATTTCTAGCCACGAGTCGCGCAATTATTGACGTATGTGAAGGACAAATGACCATGAGAGTGG GCACAACACCATACTTGTTATCTGAAGATCCTTTGGGAAGAGCTTTAATTtacgaagaagaagaggaggatgagCTGGGAGAAGAATTCATACAAGTTTTGAACATGACATGCCAGTATATCAACGGGTTGAAGAGATTTAAGGAAATCGATAGGCCATTGACATTGACACCACCTAAACCATCGATTGAGGAGGCTCCAAAGTTGGAGCTCAAGCCTTTACCTTCTCATCTGCGATACACATACTTAGGTGTCTCAGAATCCTTACCTGTGATCATCTTATCTTTATTATCACATGTGCAAGAGGACAAGTTTATGCGGGTTCTGAGGGAACACAAAGGAGCCATTGGTTGGACTATTGCCGATATCAAGGGAATTAGTCcatcattttgcatgcataaaatacTTTTGGAG gaatttgaCTTGGAAATCCGTGATCGGAAGGGCACAGAGAATCAAGTGGCTGACCAATTGTCAAGGCTAGAAAATCATGAGTAA